A single genomic interval of Paenibacillus macerans harbors:
- a CDS encoding SDR family oxidoreductase — MKVFVTGATGWIGSATVDELLRAGHKVVGLARSDGSAASLEAKGATALRGDLDDLDSLRCGAAEAEAVVHLANKHDWANPSESDRAERAAVETLAEALVGTDRPFVVANGLSGLVQGRSVLETDPSPAVGPNSARGGAENLALDYVGRGVRTIIARFAPTVHGAGDWGFINFLVNAARKQGVSGYIGDGSNAWSAVHRSDAAKLIRLGLEKAPAGSRLHAVAEEAVSTRTIAEAIGRILGIPVISVAHENATAHFGFVGSFFKLSMTGSSESTRQLLAWEPSGPTLVSDIMAGAYTEAGHQ; from the coding sequence ATGAAAGTATTTGTCACCGGAGCAACAGGGTGGATCGGATCGGCCACCGTCGATGAACTGCTGAGAGCGGGTCACAAGGTCGTCGGACTGGCTCGGTCGGACGGTTCTGCAGCGTCGCTCGAGGCGAAGGGCGCGACGGCTCTGCGCGGGGATCTCGACGACCTCGACTCGCTTCGCTGCGGAGCGGCCGAGGCCGAGGCTGTCGTCCACCTGGCGAACAAGCACGACTGGGCGAATCCGTCGGAGTCGGATCGCGCCGAACGGGCCGCAGTCGAGACTCTCGCCGAAGCCCTCGTCGGTACCGACCGGCCGTTCGTGGTCGCCAATGGCCTGTCCGGTCTGGTTCAGGGGCGATCGGTACTGGAGACGGACCCGTCGCCAGCTGTGGGTCCGAACTCTGCCCGGGGCGGCGCAGAGAATCTCGCTCTCGACTATGTCGGGCGCGGAGTGCGGACCATCATCGCCCGGTTCGCGCCGACGGTTCACGGGGCCGGAGACTGGGGCTTCATCAACTTCCTGGTGAACGCCGCGCGTAAGCAGGGTGTGTCCGGGTACATCGGGGACGGCTCCAACGCTTGGTCCGCGGTACACCGTTCCGATGCCGCCAAGCTCATCCGACTCGGACTCGAGAAGGCGCCCGCCGGATCGCGCCTGCATGCGGTCGCGGAGGAGGCTGTCTCCACCCGGACGATTGCCGAAGCCATCGGTCGCATCCTCGGCATCCCAGTAATATCGGTCGCACACGAGAACGCCACCGCTCACTTTGGATTTGTCGGCAGCTTCTTCAAGCTTTCCATGACCGGCTCCAGTGAGAGCACCCGCCAACTACTCGCTTGGGAACCTTCCGGGCCGACACTGGTGAGTGACATCATGGCTGGCGCGTACACAGAGGCAGGACACCAATGA
- a CDS encoding alpha/beta hydrolase — protein MTTHDFLKNNPIVTEYLHIPSDTPGIELYVRNKRPASMNTFSNEKTIVMVHGATYSIGSLYDVELDGFTFLDYLASHGYDVYAVDVRGYGGSTRPPEMEQPANLNPPLVRTETGVRDFGTAVDYVLKRRNLTKVNILGMSWGGTVAGAYTSQNNEKVNKLMLVAPQWLSSKPVPIDTGGPLGSYRLVAAGNTKERWLSAAPEHKRGDLIADGWFEQWVEATLASDPGSLTDHPEHIRATNGPILDIREYWTVGKAFYDPKDITVPVLLVHAEWDIDVPLELAQSFFTSLTGAAYRRWVEIGEGTHMVLLEKNRLQAFQAIRGFLDEAYAPAK, from the coding sequence ATGACAACCCATGATTTTCTTAAAAATAACCCTATCGTGACCGAATACCTGCATATCCCGAGCGATACGCCGGGAATCGAGCTTTATGTACGAAATAAACGTCCCGCTTCCATGAATACCTTCTCTAACGAAAAAACAATCGTAATGGTTCATGGCGCTACCTATTCAATTGGCAGTCTGTACGATGTGGAGCTGGACGGCTTCACTTTTCTGGACTACCTTGCCAGCCATGGCTATGACGTATACGCCGTGGACGTTCGCGGCTACGGCGGCTCGACAAGACCGCCTGAGATGGAGCAGCCTGCCAACCTTAATCCGCCGCTTGTCCGCACGGAGACAGGTGTCCGGGATTTTGGTACAGCCGTGGACTACGTTCTGAAACGCCGGAATTTGACGAAGGTCAACATACTGGGAATGTCTTGGGGGGGAACCGTTGCGGGAGCTTATACCAGCCAAAACAACGAGAAAGTAAACAAGCTTATGCTTGTTGCACCGCAATGGCTAAGCTCCAAACCGGTTCCGATCGATACCGGAGGCCCGCTCGGTTCGTATCGCCTTGTTGCTGCCGGCAACACGAAGGAACGCTGGCTTAGCGCGGCGCCAGAGCATAAACGCGGTGATCTGATTGCGGACGGCTGGTTTGAACAATGGGTCGAAGCCACTCTTGCTTCGGATCCGGGGAGCTTAACCGATCATCCCGAGCATATCCGGGCGACCAACGGCCCTATCCTGGATATCCGCGAATACTGGACGGTTGGCAAAGCTTTCTATGATCCTAAGGATATCACGGTTCCCGTCCTTCTTGTCCATGCCGAGTGGGATATCGATGTCCCTCTTGAATTGGCGCAGAGTTTCTTCACTTCCCTGACAGGAGCCGCCTACCGCCGCTGGGTGGAAATCGGTGAAGGGACGCACATGGTATTGCTGGAGAAAAACAGACTTCAGGCTTTTCAAGCCATTCGCGGTTTCTTGGATGAAGCATACGCGCCGGCGAAGTAA
- a CDS encoding MBL fold metallo-hydrolase, which translates to MTAKIPKVYRVGDVTVTRVTEMMLDGIPPEIYFPGSWNPLFLEENRNSLPVGLIDGNSQLIVSIGTWVVKTPKHTILIDTATGNDKNLPLNPDLANLQLPYLERLKEAGVTPEEVDYVLLTHLHVDHVGWNTKLVDGKWVPTFPNAKYVFPLAEQQYYSSEASHNEANEANFNVYEESVLPVVEAGLTQTIGPEGGEFLDLFTFIPTPGHSIGQMSIRLKSGEEEALFGADVMHHPFQVYNPEWNSMYCEFFDQARISRLRVLELIADRPVIYFSTHFPGSAAGYVTRSGGKYKWNFI; encoded by the coding sequence ATGACCGCTAAAATTCCCAAGGTCTATCGAGTCGGTGATGTTACCGTGACGCGTGTCACGGAGATGATGCTTGACGGTATTCCGCCAGAAATATATTTTCCGGGATCGTGGAACCCCCTGTTCCTGGAGGAGAATCGGAACTCTCTTCCAGTTGGCCTGATCGATGGCAATTCTCAGCTTATCGTCAGCATTGGAACGTGGGTGGTGAAAACCCCGAAGCATACGATCCTTATCGATACGGCTACAGGAAACGATAAAAACTTGCCTTTAAATCCCGATCTAGCCAATCTCCAGCTCCCCTATCTCGAGCGGCTGAAGGAGGCTGGGGTTACACCGGAGGAAGTGGACTACGTTCTGCTGACGCATCTGCATGTGGACCATGTTGGCTGGAATACAAAGCTTGTGGATGGAAAATGGGTACCGACCTTCCCCAATGCCAAATACGTATTTCCCCTCGCAGAGCAGCAATATTACTCCAGCGAGGCCAGCCACAACGAGGCAAACGAAGCAAACTTTAACGTTTACGAAGAAAGCGTATTGCCTGTTGTTGAAGCCGGCTTAACGCAGACCATTGGCCCTGAGGGCGGGGAATTCCTTGATCTATTCACATTCATTCCGACACCCGGCCACAGCATCGGCCAAATGTCTATCCGTCTTAAATCCGGCGAAGAAGAAGCTTTATTCGGCGCCGATGTGATGCATCATCCGTTTCAGGTCTATAATCCGGAATGGAATTCAATGTACTGCGAATTTTTCGATCAAGCGCGTATTTCACGGCTCCGGGTGCTGGAGCTCATCGCGGATCGCCCGGTCATTTATTTCAGTACGCATTTCCCCGGAAGTGCGGCGGGGTACGTGACTCGCAGCGGGGGCAAGTATAAGTGGAACTTTATTTAA
- a CDS encoding nuclear transport factor 2 family protein yields the protein MENSPYLLDMSKEFLLPQVIQNFIAAANKPDWEAYVDCFSEDALVLDEGKEWAGKAAIKKWSAEHHFGANITLELKQHKQHEEEIVVVFKVDGDFDKTGLPDPLYLDFYFQIRNLKIKQLTILLFKGSEQLEER from the coding sequence ATGGAAAACAGCCCGTACTTATTGGATATGAGCAAAGAATTTCTGCTTCCGCAAGTTATACAAAATTTTATAGCCGCTGCCAATAAACCCGATTGGGAGGCTTATGTGGACTGCTTTTCGGAAGATGCTCTTGTCCTTGATGAAGGCAAAGAATGGGCAGGCAAAGCTGCTATCAAAAAGTGGAGTGCCGAACATCACTTTGGTGCTAACATAACGCTTGAACTCAAACAGCATAAACAGCATGAGGAAGAAATCGTGGTGGTTTTTAAAGTTGACGGGGATTTCGATAAAACCGGCCTCCCGGATCCTCTTTATTTGGATTTTTATTTTCAGATCCGAAACCTTAAGATTAAGCAGCTGACGATACTGCTGTTCAAAGGATCGGAACAATTAGAAGAACGCTAA
- a CDS encoding DUF3500 domain-containing protein, which translates to MRIDGPSVWIEFSMRSGIIFSDPHPHAVWRDKITDYGGIAP; encoded by the coding sequence ATCCGCATCGACGGCCCGTCCGTGTGGATCGAGTTCTCGATGCGCAGCGGCATCATCTTCTCCGATCCTCATCCGCACGCCGTGTGGCGCGACAAGATTACGGACTACGGCGGAATCGCCCCTTAA
- a CDS encoding MFS transporter, with protein sequence MSTPQTRSPGAAISSRHQGRVLACVCACTILVVGLVAAINLAVPMLAASGLHPSSSELLWIVDAYVVVFACLVIPGGAAGDRFGRKGVLIAGLVTFAVGAAISAVSANVTILLLGRAITGVGAALALPNCVGVLVHATSPERRGRALAIWGATTGIGGLVGNIAGAALLTTGSWRTLFMAIVPVALLCAIWTALAVQRSSRSPRSLDPAGTALLVAATIALLIGIIEGPESGWSSAVVIAAFGASVVLGSAWVVVELRVRHPLLDPRLFRIPLLSTVSLGMLVMFFGSFGLFYLNASLLQYGRGYSVLQAGLAIVPMSAPMLLVARYVPDLVRRVGIPATLSAAFLAIGVGLLGLTSALHQPYLAYAAWLVLIGIGFALALPCLTAELTAALPAEQAGVAGGLQSATRELGSALGVAIVGTVLTVSFTRHLPASLQRDDPIPRTVAEAVAAAPAQQIAIIDSFTAGAESALQVASVVTLIAGVLVVAAAFQASRRREKSATAVGSTPPDG encoded by the coding sequence ATGAGTACCCCACAGACAAGGTCCCCTGGTGCCGCGATCTCTTCTCGGCATCAGGGACGGGTTCTGGCATGCGTGTGCGCGTGCACCATCCTGGTCGTGGGCCTCGTCGCCGCCATCAATCTGGCTGTTCCGATGCTCGCGGCCAGCGGGCTGCACCCGAGCTCCTCAGAGCTGCTGTGGATCGTTGACGCTTATGTCGTCGTGTTCGCCTGCCTGGTCATCCCGGGCGGCGCGGCCGGCGACCGATTCGGACGCAAGGGTGTGCTGATCGCCGGGCTCGTCACGTTCGCGGTCGGCGCTGCGATCTCGGCCGTCTCGGCGAACGTGACCATCCTACTCCTCGGCCGCGCGATCACCGGCGTCGGAGCGGCGCTGGCGCTTCCGAACTGCGTGGGAGTGCTGGTTCACGCGACCTCACCCGAACGGCGCGGCCGAGCCCTCGCCATCTGGGGCGCGACCACCGGCATAGGCGGGCTCGTCGGCAACATCGCCGGCGCGGCTTTGCTGACTACAGGATCATGGCGAACCCTGTTCATGGCCATCGTGCCTGTTGCGCTTCTCTGCGCGATCTGGACGGCTCTTGCCGTACAACGCAGCAGCCGCAGCCCACGCAGCCTTGACCCTGCCGGCACCGCCTTGCTTGTCGCAGCAACCATTGCTCTCTTAATCGGCATCATCGAGGGGCCGGAGAGCGGTTGGAGCAGCGCCGTCGTCATCGCCGCGTTCGGGGCCAGTGTCGTGCTCGGCTCCGCATGGGTCGTGGTCGAACTGCGCGTTCGTCACCCCTTGCTCGACCCTCGCCTGTTCCGCATCCCCCTGCTCAGCACCGTCAGCCTGGGTATGCTCGTGATGTTCTTCGGGAGCTTTGGCTTGTTCTACCTCAACGCTTCGCTCCTGCAGTACGGCCGCGGGTACTCCGTCCTGCAAGCCGGGCTCGCGATTGTTCCTATGTCGGCGCCCATGCTGCTCGTCGCTCGATACGTTCCCGACCTGGTGAGGCGCGTCGGTATTCCCGCAACGCTGTCCGCTGCCTTCCTCGCCATCGGCGTCGGACTGCTCGGCCTAACCTCCGCCTTGCACCAGCCTTATCTCGCCTACGCAGCCTGGCTCGTCCTCATCGGAATTGGCTTCGCTCTCGCTCTCCCATGCCTGACAGCCGAACTCACGGCGGCGCTGCCCGCCGAACAAGCCGGGGTCGCAGGGGGACTTCAATCCGCAACCCGGGAACTTGGCAGCGCCCTCGGCGTCGCGATTGTCGGCACCGTGCTGACCGTGAGCTTCACCCGGCATCTTCCGGCAAGCCTTCAACGCGACGACCCGATTCCGCGTACGGTAGCCGAAGCCGTCGCTGCGGCTCCCGCTCAGCAAATCGCTATCATCGACTCCTTCACCGCCGGAGCCGAGTCCGCGCTGCAGGTGGCAAGCGTCGTCACTCTTATCGCAGGAGTCCTCGTCGTCGCGGCCGCATTCCAGGCCAGCCGACGACGCGAAAAGAGCGCAACCGCTGTGGGTTCGACGCCCCCCGATGGATAA
- a CDS encoding TetR/AcrR family transcriptional regulator, with product MDKEHYHGGRPRSEQARAAILNAADDLLVEVGYAAMTMKGISEKAGVSRQTVYRWWSHKAEILFEASAADAEEELAISPTGDPLDDLAAYLEALVRFLAHSPAGAAYRALLGEAQHDSDVAELLSAKDPLGDSARVVIDRALGKDTLPVTLDQATALLIGPSFFWILSGRDPVQLVPRQLAEDFIRDLQSRQSR from the coding sequence ATGGACAAAGAACACTATCATGGCGGTCGTCCCCGAAGCGAGCAAGCGAGGGCGGCTATTCTGAATGCGGCTGACGATCTCTTGGTCGAGGTCGGTTATGCGGCAATGACGATGAAGGGCATCTCCGAGAAGGCTGGAGTATCCCGGCAGACCGTGTATCGTTGGTGGTCCCATAAAGCGGAGATCTTGTTCGAGGCCAGCGCGGCCGATGCAGAGGAGGAACTAGCGATTAGCCCGACAGGGGATCCCTTGGACGACCTCGCGGCCTACCTGGAAGCTCTTGTGCGCTTCCTAGCGCACTCACCGGCAGGCGCTGCTTATCGGGCGCTCCTCGGCGAAGCGCAGCACGATTCCGACGTGGCGGAGCTGCTCTCCGCGAAGGATCCGCTCGGTGACAGCGCACGGGTCGTGATCGATCGCGCGCTCGGGAAGGACACGCTGCCAGTCACGCTCGATCAGGCCACCGCCTTGCTGATCGGCCCGAGCTTCTTCTGGATTCTGAGCGGACGCGATCCCGTTCAGCTTGTCCCGCGGCAACTGGCCGAGGACTTCATACGCGATCTCCAGTCGCGACAGTCGCGGTGA
- a CDS encoding DMT family transporter gives MRTYLLLLFCAALYGSNFVLGSLLLEAFPALHLSAYRLLVSSAFLLIYLVATRGLAKITFRDFVYLVPFVLIGMLLHQVSFFTGLQTTDATTASLILSLAPIFTALFARLFLKEPLTKRMVAGSNVALTGVFFVVGTGGRMSTAITEGVWIMFICMLALSGSMILMKKLTERMDAFVATVYTTVLGCISVYPVAVWSEPNVQLQPHFWWWVLLVGSALLIQGLCAVIWNAQIRKVGAAKASLFLNLQPFVAMILGYITLGTPISLTQVAGSVLIISGVVLATMQGQRTRKSEGDTLKISSAKR, from the coding sequence TTGCGAACTTATTTGCTTCTCTTGTTTTGCGCAGCCCTTTACGGGAGCAACTTCGTCTTAGGCTCGCTGCTGCTGGAAGCATTCCCCGCCTTGCATCTGTCAGCATACCGGCTTCTGGTTTCATCGGCGTTCCTGCTTATTTATTTGGTTGCAACTCGTGGCTTGGCGAAGATTACGTTCCGCGACTTCGTTTATTTGGTCCCCTTCGTTCTAATCGGGATGCTGCTTCACCAAGTTTCTTTCTTTACAGGTCTCCAGACAACGGACGCAACCACAGCTTCGCTCATCTTATCGTTAGCTCCAATTTTTACGGCGCTATTTGCCCGCTTATTTTTGAAAGAGCCGTTAACGAAACGCATGGTTGCAGGCTCGAATGTCGCCCTCACCGGTGTCTTCTTCGTGGTTGGAACTGGCGGAAGGATGAGCACAGCCATTACCGAAGGCGTCTGGATCATGTTTATCTGTATGTTGGCATTGTCGGGATCTATGATCCTCATGAAAAAGCTGACAGAACGTATGGATGCGTTTGTCGCAACGGTGTATACCACCGTACTCGGCTGCATCTCGGTATACCCGGTGGCGGTCTGGAGCGAGCCTAACGTACAATTACAGCCTCACTTTTGGTGGTGGGTTCTCTTGGTCGGTTCGGCGCTGCTTATTCAGGGCTTATGCGCCGTAATCTGGAATGCGCAGATTCGCAAGGTAGGGGCGGCTAAAGCCTCCCTGTTTCTGAATTTACAACCGTTTGTCGCCATGATTTTAGGTTATATCACGCTCGGCACCCCGATTTCCTTAACGCAAGTGGCAGGATCTGTTCTCATTATTTCCGGCGTAGTTCTAGCCACTATGCAGGGACAGAGAACAAGGAAATCAGAAGGCGATACACTGAAAATATCCTCTGCCAAGAGGTAA
- a CDS encoding Dabb family protein, with protein MIVNHLLLKLKDRSPKHIEQVQTVLLSMRGKIDVLLDVQAEANIRPGPSAYDLILITKFASLEDMDEYLIHPAHQDVAKLIGTVLETQASVCCSI; from the coding sequence ATGATAGTAAATCATTTGCTATTAAAGCTGAAGGACCGGAGTCCGAAGCATATCGAGCAAGTTCAAACCGTTCTGCTGAGCATGAGAGGGAAAATAGACGTTCTTCTCGATGTTCAGGCTGAAGCTAACATTCGTCCTGGCCCTTCCGCATATGATTTGATTCTGATTACCAAGTTTGCATCCTTAGAGGACATGGATGAATACCTTATCCATCCGGCCCATCAGGATGTCGCCAAATTGATTGGTACGGTTCTGGAAACGCAGGCATCTGTATGCTGCTCTATCTGA
- a CDS encoding helix-turn-helix transcriptional regulator: protein MEATGTSRAEVRVNETPRTPLVLKIEPTGAYRIVDEFKEEDISKQEDGSFRVTSDMPSGEWLYQYLLSYGDLLEVIEPVSVRLEMRNRTTKMAEKYFR from the coding sequence ATGGAGGCTACAGGGACTTCTCGTGCAGAAGTTAGGGTTAACGAAACGCCTAGAACCCCTCTGGTATTAAAAATAGAACCGACTGGAGCCTATCGCATCGTGGATGAGTTTAAGGAAGAGGACATTTCGAAACAGGAAGACGGGTCTTTCCGGGTCACATCAGATATGCCTTCCGGAGAATGGCTTTATCAGTATCTTCTTTCATATGGAGATCTACTGGAAGTTATTGAGCCGGTGTCTGTCAGGCTGGAGATGAGAAATCGCACGACCAAAATGGCCGAAAAATATTTTAGATAA
- a CDS encoding SDR family NAD(P)-dependent oxidoreductase, which yields MLTKMNSSPRTFIITGGNSGLGYACAKHIAKADSNHLVILACRNAAKANEAVQSLTKETNNKNITSLELDLASLESVRNFVSMFSSLNYPPLYALVCNAGLIMVDKTHYTQDGFESTFGINHLGHFLLVNMLLEKMIDSGRIVFVSSGTHDPAQKTIVAAPVYENARLLAYPTEMSSNESMLTVGQRRYSTSKLCNIYCAYELAERIEQQTKKKITVNAFNPGQMAGTGFSRTFPPLMRFVMKHLLPAFALFRPNGNAANKSGEALASLVLNPDLHETTGKYFDGTREIKSSDLSYNRDNRKDLWKTSVELTKLNKRETILSLD from the coding sequence ATGTTAACAAAAATGAATTCGAGCCCACGAACGTTTATTATAACCGGTGGAAACTCAGGGTTAGGTTATGCATGCGCTAAACACATTGCCAAAGCCGACTCCAATCATCTTGTTATACTGGCTTGCCGCAATGCAGCTAAAGCAAATGAAGCCGTCCAATCGCTCACGAAAGAAACGAACAATAAGAACATAACCTCCTTGGAGCTTGACCTTGCATCCTTGGAATCCGTTAGGAATTTTGTAAGCATGTTTTCAAGTTTGAATTATCCGCCTTTATATGCTCTTGTTTGCAACGCAGGATTAATTATGGTTGATAAAACGCACTATACCCAAGATGGATTTGAAAGCACTTTTGGGATTAATCATCTCGGACATTTTCTGCTGGTCAACATGCTGCTCGAAAAAATGATCGATTCAGGCAGAATCGTTTTTGTCAGCAGCGGGACTCATGACCCGGCGCAGAAGACAATCGTAGCCGCCCCCGTATATGAGAATGCCAGATTGCTGGCCTACCCTACGGAAATGAGTTCTAACGAAAGTATGCTTACCGTTGGCCAACGTCGATACTCGACTTCAAAATTATGTAATATATACTGTGCTTACGAGTTAGCAGAAAGAATAGAACAGCAAACGAAGAAGAAGATTACAGTAAATGCTTTTAATCCGGGGCAAATGGCGGGTACAGGGTTCTCTCGAACCTTTCCTCCTTTGATGAGATTTGTTATGAAACATCTTCTTCCCGCCTTTGCTTTGTTTCGTCCAAATGGAAATGCAGCTAACAAATCAGGCGAAGCATTGGCATCGCTGGTATTGAATCCTGACCTTCATGAAACGACAGGTAAATATTTTGATGGTACACGGGAAATAAAATCTTCGGATCTTTCCTATAATCGGGACAATAGAAAAGACTTGTGGAAGACAAGTGTTGAACTGACAAAACTAAACAAGAGGGAAACTATATTGAGTTTAGACTAG
- a CDS encoding monooxygenase produces the protein MKYEVILIGGGPVGMMLAGELALAGVKVCVIERLKETTQYSRALTVHPRTLEILDMRGVKSQLVSKGRLLSRGHFAGLETPLDFSVLDSSSNYTLFLPQSETEKVLEEWTLSLGAEVWRGVEALSVHQDEDGVDVKIAGPKGETTLRSAYVVGTDGARSLVRKHANISFEGTDATFTAILGDAVLSDLAPMSVISRITDKGLVSIMPINDHLYRILIIDMERRNISKDETVTLEEFRSSIIRTTGSDLGLNDVKWMSRFGNATRQAGRYRNGRLFLAGDSAHIHFPAGGQGMNVGLQEAMNLGWKLAGTIKGWAPDWLLDSYHTERFPWNTALLRNTEVQTLLLDVTPPITELRSMLANLIQIPEANYQIAAQISAMDVHYAPDAEAPSHPLNGKRFKDLRLKLKDGQLINSYPFLHKGTFLLLHFHSNEQNSGQWETYSNLQVLHASLAEADADWNDVHTALIRPDGHIAWAISLSDPNPMQKINEGITRWCGDITD, from the coding sequence ATGAAATATGAAGTCATCCTTATCGGTGGCGGACCTGTCGGCATGATGTTGGCTGGAGAATTGGCATTAGCCGGTGTAAAGGTTTGCGTCATTGAGCGGTTAAAAGAGACAACCCAATATTCGCGTGCGCTTACCGTACATCCACGAACTCTTGAAATATTAGATATGCGTGGAGTGAAATCACAATTAGTCAGTAAAGGCCGCTTACTTTCGAGAGGACATTTTGCCGGATTAGAAACTCCGTTGGATTTCTCGGTGTTGGATTCCTCTTCCAATTACACTCTCTTTTTACCGCAGAGTGAGACGGAGAAGGTGCTGGAGGAATGGACTCTTAGCCTTGGCGCCGAGGTCTGGAGAGGGGTTGAGGCTCTATCTGTGCATCAGGATGAGGATGGGGTCGACGTTAAGATCGCCGGACCTAAAGGTGAAACAACGTTAAGATCTGCTTATGTGGTAGGTACGGACGGAGCCAGAAGTTTGGTTCGAAAACATGCAAATATATCCTTTGAAGGTACAGACGCGACCTTCACGGCTATTCTGGGGGATGCCGTTCTATCTGATTTGGCTCCTATGAGTGTCATATCCCGGATTACAGATAAAGGTTTGGTCAGCATCATGCCGATCAACGATCATCTGTATCGGATCTTAATTATCGATATGGAGAGACGTAACATCTCTAAGGATGAGACCGTTACATTGGAAGAGTTTCGTTCATCGATCATCCGTACGACCGGAAGCGACCTGGGATTGAACGATGTGAAATGGATGTCCCGTTTCGGAAATGCTACGCGGCAAGCGGGGCGCTATCGGAATGGTCGATTGTTTTTGGCGGGAGATTCGGCGCACATTCATTTTCCCGCTGGTGGACAGGGAATGAACGTCGGCTTACAAGAAGCGATGAACTTAGGCTGGAAGCTTGCAGGAACAATCAAAGGCTGGGCTCCGGACTGGCTATTGGACAGTTATCATACCGAACGTTTCCCGTGGAATACGGCCTTGCTCCGGAATACCGAGGTCCAAACCCTGCTTCTGGACGTGACTCCTCCCATCACGGAACTGCGAAGCATGCTGGCTAATCTGATTCAAATACCAGAGGCTAATTATCAGATCGCTGCACAAATTTCCGCAATGGATGTACATTATGCTCCCGACGCCGAAGCGCCTTCCCATCCTTTAAATGGGAAACGGTTCAAGGATCTCAGATTAAAGCTGAAAGACGGGCAATTGATTAACTCCTATCCGTTCCTGCACAAAGGTACTTTTCTTCTGTTGCATTTCCATTCTAATGAACAGAATAGCGGCCAATGGGAAACGTATAGCAACCTCCAAGTTTTACATGCATCTTTGGCTGAGGCAGACGCGGATTGGAACGACGTCCACACGGCACTTATTCGGCCGGATGGACATATTGCCTGGGCGATTTCTCTATCAGATCCGAATCCGATGCAAAAAATAAATGAAGGAATCACTCGCTGGTGCGGAGACATTACGGATTAG
- a CDS encoding RidA family protein yields the protein MSHIAITTTQAPAAIGPYSQAIALGNAVYTSGMLPIDAEGNLKEGIVDQTHQIVKNLQAVLAEAGLSLADVVKTSVFMTDLEHFQQMNEVYSQYFSDHHPARTTVEVSKLPRDAKIEIELIAVKRN from the coding sequence ATGAGCCATATCGCTATTACAACAACACAAGCACCCGCAGCTATCGGCCCTTATTCGCAGGCCATCGCTTTAGGAAATGCCGTCTATACGTCGGGCATGCTTCCGATTGATGCCGAAGGAAATCTGAAAGAAGGCATCGTTGACCAAACCCATCAAATAGTAAAGAACCTGCAAGCCGTCTTAGCTGAAGCTGGATTATCTTTAGCAGACGTTGTCAAAACATCCGTTTTCATGACGGATTTAGAGCATTTTCAGCAGATGAATGAAGTGTACAGCCAATATTTCAGCGATCATCACCCTGCCAGAACAACCGTAGAAGTGTCTAAACTTCCAAGAGACGCCAAGATTGAAATAGAGCTTATCGCAGTCAAACGCAATTAA
- a CDS encoding helix-turn-helix domain-containing protein codes for MNSIGEAIRSTRKKHKLTLKKVAQAASVSLSFLSEIERDKANPSISVLKRIANALNVNFTDLFGEEKRSIIVRKNERKPLVHSEGSRITWYALSQGSSNRMGPIWGVLEEGAAYGDIGVGHSDGEEFLFVHSGRLEFMLGNERYTLEEGDSIYYDARIPHSYKNIWEGETLLIAVATPPTF; via the coding sequence ATGAATTCGATCGGCGAAGCCATTCGAAGCACGCGAAAAAAACATAAATTAACGCTCAAGAAGGTAGCTCAAGCAGCATCTGTATCCTTATCTTTTCTTAGTGAAATTGAACGCGATAAGGCGAATCCGTCCATCAGTGTTCTGAAGCGCATAGCGAATGCATTAAACGTGAATTTTACCGATTTGTTTGGCGAGGAGAAACGAAGCATTATCGTTAGGAAAAACGAGCGCAAACCTTTGGTGCATTCCGAAGGTTCCCGTATTACCTGGTACGCGCTCAGTCAAGGAAGCAGCAACCGAATGGGACCGATATGGGGAGTGTTGGAAGAAGGAGCGGCTTACGGCGACATTGGCGTCGGCCATAGCGATGGAGAGGAATTTCTATTTGTCCACTCCGGGCGTTTGGAGTTTATGCTGGGCAATGAACGTTACACGCTCGAAGAAGGGGACAGTATCTATTATGATGCCAGAATCCCCCATAGTTATAAGAATATCTGGGAAGGCGAAACGCTGCTAATAGCGGTTGCTACTCCGCCTACTTTTTGA